ACAGCCAGTATCAGCATCAAATATTCCTTCTAAAACAGGAAATGCAATTCCACGACCATTAGAAAAAGACGAAATCATGGAGATTGTAAAAAAATACGGTGAGGCTGCCAATAGAGCCCAAAGAGCGGGATTTGATTGTGTTGAAATTCATGCAGGGCATTCTTATTTAATTAGTCAATTCTTATCGCCACTTTATAATAAGCGCCAAGATGAATTTGGTGGAAGTCCAGAAAATCGTGCTCGTTTTGCTCAATTAGTTGTTGCTGAAGTTCGGCAAGCAGTTGGCCCCTTTTTCCCAATCTGTATTCGAATCAGTGCAGATGAATTTTTAGAAGGCGGAAATAGTTTAGAAGATACGTTAGAATTATTAACTTATTTTTCAGAGGAAGTCGATATTCTAAATGTATCAGCTGCTTTAAATGATAGTATTCAGTATCAAATTGATCAAATGAATCTGGCTGATGGTTGGCGCTCTTACATGGCTCGAGCAGTTAAAGAAAAATTTGGTAAAGTCACAATTACATCAGGCAATATTCGGAGCCCTCAAGTAGCCAATGATATTTTAGTTCGTGGCGATGCAGATTTATTAGCAATGGGACGTGGCTTAATCGCTGAACCGAATTGGGTCAATAAAGTCGCTAACGGACAAGAAAATTTATTGCGTAAATGTATTTCCTGTAATATAGGGTGTGCAGATCATCGAATTGCGAAATCTCGACCATTACGATGTACTGTAAATCCAGATGTGATTCATGAAGATGCCTTTAAGCAAAACCAAGTCAAAAATAATCTGAGTATGGTGGTTATTGGTGGTGGAACAGCTGCTCTTGAAGCTGCTACAACAGCAGCAGAAGTTGGCGTTCAAGTGACCTTATTTGAAGAGAAAAGCTATCTAGGTGGGTTGGCACGTGAAATTGCTCGTTTACCAGATAAAAAACGGATTGACGATTATGTCGTATACTTGGAAGAAAGAGCTAAGCAATTACCTAATCTAACCATTCATTTAAATACACGAGCAGATCTAAAGACTATTGAAATGTTAGCACCAGATATTATTGTGAATGCTACTGGAGCAAAACCTTTACTGCCACCAATCAAGGGGCTAAAAGAACAATTAGAAAATCCAAATCGTCAAGTATTCTCTATTTTTGATTTACTAAACAACATGGAGAATTTTGAAGAGTTTGAAGGCAAACGCATCGCCGTTATTGGTGGTGGAGCAGTTGGTTTGGATGTTGTGGAGTATTATGCAGAACGTGGGGCTGCTGAAGTATCTATTGTTGAAATGCAAGAAAAACTTGGCAAAGATTTAGATTTAATTACTCGTATTTCGATGATGGATATGATCAAACGTCATGGTGTCCAAGAATATACTGAAACAGCTTTAACCGAAGTTTGCCAAGATCATTTCAAAGTAAAACAAGCTGGAAAAGAGAGTGAAATTCCATTTGATATTGGGTTTGTTTGTTTAGGTATGCGTGGGGATAGTCCTATGATGGAAGCCTTACTTGAATACGGAAAAGCAACAGACACTGCTGTTGTTAATATTGGCGATAGTAAAGTGGCTCGCAGAATTATTGAAGGGACTAGGGAAGCTCGTGACATTTTAACAACAATTCATCAGGTGGATCGAAGCAAACCGCTAAGTCAATTAAAACTATTTTCTGGAAATTTTTAACTAATTTATTATTCTTCTCTAAGGGGTACACAACCACCTTATCTCACCTCTTAGGGAATAATATAGCTAGAATTGAATTATCATCTTAAACACAAGCAATTAGAATGAATGAGTAAACGATAAATGAGAGGAAGTTGGAAAAAATGACAGAAAGATTATCAGGACACACAGAATTGATTGGTTTAATGGCAACACCGATTCGACATAGTTTATCTCCAACAATGCACAATGAAGCTTTTGCAAAATTAGGTTTAGACTATGCGTATTTAGCTTTTGAGGTTGGAACGGATCAACTAGAAAATGGAATTCAAGCGATTCGTGCGTTAGGTATGCGTGGTTCGAATATTTCAATGCCAAATAAGCAAGTCGTTACTAAGTATTTGGATAAATTATCCCCAGCTGCTGAAATGGTCGGTGCCGTTAATACAATTGTGAATGATAATGGTATTTTAACTGGACACATTACAGATGGTACAGGCTTTATGCGTGGTTTAAAACAGTCTGACGTCAGTATCATTGGCGAAAAAATGACGATTTGTGGAGCCGGTGGAGCAGCAACAGCAATCTGTATCCAAGCAGCTTTAGATGGCGTGAAAGAGTTGTCTATTTTTAATCGACAAGATGAGTTCTTTAAAAATGCAGAACGAACAGTTGCCTTAATTAATGAGAAAACGGATTGTAAAGCGACATTATATGATTTAAAAGATCAAGAGAGCTTACGTCAGCAAATTGCTGAAAGTGTTATTTTTACAAATGCAACGGGTGTAGGCATGAAACCTTTACAAGATGAAAGTTTAATTACAGATCCAACTATGTTACGTAAAGAGTTAGTTGTAGCAGATGTTGTTTATGTACCAAGTGAAACTAAATTACTGAAATTAGCGAAAGAGCAAGGTTGTAAAACGGTAAATGGTTTAGGAATGATGTTATGGCAAGGTGCGGCTGCCTTTGAAATGTGGACGGGACAAGAAATGCCTGTTGAATATATTCGAGAGTTGCTTTTTGAAAAATAAAAATGTTCTTACTAGAGAATATCGATTCTCTAGTAAGAAACTTATTTGTGAATAAATACGCAATTGAAAAGGAGAGTAATAATGAAAAATAAGTATATGCCCACGGCAATTGGTTTGTATATTAATTACTTTGTTCATGGAATGGGAGTTATTATTTTAGCTCAAAATATGGATGCATTAGGGAAACAATGGGGAACGGACAGTGCAGGTGTTGCAATTGTTATTTCATCTTTAGGAATTGGACGTTTGATTGTTTTAATGGCTTCAGGAGCATTATCAGACAAATTTGGTCGACGACCGTTTGTTTATCTAGGTATGTTCACCTATGCGTTGTTTTTTGCGGGAATTTTGTTTAGTCCCAGTATTGCTGTTGCCTACATTTTTGGTATTTTAGCAGGAATTGCAAACTCATTTTTAGATTCGGGAACTTATCCAGCCTTGATGGAATCTTTCCCAGAATCACCAGGAACAGCCAATATTATTATTAAGGCCTTTATTTCTGCGGGTCAATTTGCTTTGCCATTAATGGTTGGATTGATTGTGTCGACAAATATGTGGTACGGATGGACCTTTATTTTAGCTATTATAATTTTTGTTGTAAATGGTATCTATCTATTTAACAAGCCTTTTCCAGATAAAGAGGCGAGTATCTCAGATAAACCAGAAGAATCAGCCAATCTAGCTCAACCAGTTCGTAAAGTAAAATTTGCTGTTGAAGGCGTGTGTTTTATTTTATATGGGTACATCGCTCAAGCAACTTTTTATTTAGTTAGCCAATGGTTGACTAAATATGGAAATGAGATTGCAGGTATGGGAGATGCGGCGTCTAGAGCACTAATTAGTTACTATAGTGTTGGCTCTTTAGTTTGCGTATTCTTTACATCAGCGTTAGTTAAAAAGAAATACAAACCTGTTCAATTTTTAGTTATTTATACCTTTATTTCCTTTGTAGCATTACTAATTCTTTGGTTATTCCCAACACCATTAGTCTGTATTATTGCCGCATTTGTGATTGGTTTTTCAGCAGCAGGAGGAGTGTTACAGTTAGGCTTAACAGTCATGGCCGAAATGTTCCCGGCTGGAAAAGGAAAAGT
This Carnobacterium maltaromaticum DSM 20342 DNA region includes the following protein-coding sequences:
- a CDS encoding FAD-dependent oxidoreductase, yielding MEQYAALFEPLVIKRMTLKNRVMMPPMGTNFANLDGSFNNEHITYYEQRAKGGTGLITLENACLDFPMGTNGTTQLRIDNDQYLPGLWRFNEVMHAYGACTSVQINHAGASAYGLRLNGQQPVSASNIPSKTGNAIPRPLEKDEIMEIVKKYGEAANRAQRAGFDCVEIHAGHSYLISQFLSPLYNKRQDEFGGSPENRARFAQLVVAEVRQAVGPFFPICIRISADEFLEGGNSLEDTLELLTYFSEEVDILNVSAALNDSIQYQIDQMNLADGWRSYMARAVKEKFGKVTITSGNIRSPQVANDILVRGDADLLAMGRGLIAEPNWVNKVANGQENLLRKCISCNIGCADHRIAKSRPLRCTVNPDVIHEDAFKQNQVKNNLSMVVIGGGTAALEAATTAAEVGVQVTLFEEKSYLGGLAREIARLPDKKRIDDYVVYLEERAKQLPNLTIHLNTRADLKTIEMLAPDIIVNATGAKPLLPPIKGLKEQLENPNRQVFSIFDLLNNMENFEEFEGKRIAVIGGGAVGLDVVEYYAERGAAEVSIVEMQEKLGKDLDLITRISMMDMIKRHGVQEYTETALTEVCQDHFKVKQAGKESEIPFDIGFVCLGMRGDSPMMEALLEYGKATDTAVVNIGDSKVARRIIEGTREARDILTTIHQVDRSKPLSQLKLFSGNF
- a CDS encoding shikimate dehydrogenase, whose product is MTERLSGHTELIGLMATPIRHSLSPTMHNEAFAKLGLDYAYLAFEVGTDQLENGIQAIRALGMRGSNISMPNKQVVTKYLDKLSPAAEMVGAVNTIVNDNGILTGHITDGTGFMRGLKQSDVSIIGEKMTICGAGGAATAICIQAALDGVKELSIFNRQDEFFKNAERTVALINEKTDCKATLYDLKDQESLRQQIAESVIFTNATGVGMKPLQDESLITDPTMLRKELVVADVVYVPSETKLLKLAKEQGCKTVNGLGMMLWQGAAAFEMWTGQEMPVEYIRELLFEK
- a CDS encoding MFS transporter; the protein is MKNKYMPTAIGLYINYFVHGMGVIILAQNMDALGKQWGTDSAGVAIVISSLGIGRLIVLMASGALSDKFGRRPFVYLGMFTYALFFAGILFSPSIAVAYIFGILAGIANSFLDSGTYPALMESFPESPGTANIIIKAFISAGQFALPLMVGLIVSTNMWYGWTFILAIIIFVVNGIYLFNKPFPDKEASISDKPEESANLAQPVRKVKFAVEGVCFILYGYIAQATFYLVSQWLTKYGNEIAGMGDAASRALISYYSVGSLVCVFFTSALVKKKYKPVQFLVIYTFISFVALLILWLFPTPLVCIIAAFVIGFSAAGGVLQLGLTVMAEMFPAGKGKVTGIFYTAGSIASFTIPLITGQLSKTNIANIILFDVGIAFIGFLLALVIYVRYNKVFTKSNELN